Proteins found in one Mangifera indica cultivar Alphonso chromosome 15, CATAS_Mindica_2.1, whole genome shotgun sequence genomic segment:
- the LOC123197951 gene encoding protein YLS7-like isoform X1, with product MTLASLGPGASPVALYPRTVSSIAISVGGLAMFLVFASWFLVSYPAGSTVHVYFYGFEKRVDVSQSYSNQTNIKEFVDATGRNSSSGLNLEVRNVIDQNVSVPKSSGLVSNDTNGLQIDLSASPTRGEAKDGSVVSNVKEDVENKKVDFAASPDKLNGGDAGSGDANNQTGSSNELEARAAASTVGSNATKIGSVVSGCNLYQGSWVYDSSGPLYTNNTCPVLTQMQNCQGNGRPDKDYENWRWKPSQCDLPRFDAKKFLELMRGKTLAFIGDSVARNQMESMLCLLWQVEAPKNRGNRKMQRWYFRSTSVMIVRIWSSWLVHKTNEPFASASAGVDKLHLDSPDEYFMDYIQDFDVIVLSSGHWFAKQSVYILNNEIVGGQLWWPKTSGPMQVNNVEAFGISVETALTAISTHPNYTGLTIVRSYSPDHYEGGAWNTGGSCTGKEKPLGPGELVKNGFTDIMHEKQVTGFNNALKKATNQSKLRLMDITDAFSYRHDGHPGPYRSPDPNKITKRGRDGRPPPQDCLHWCMPGPVDTWNELVLEIIRKEFEGNQSS from the exons ATGACGTTGGCTTCTTTAGGGCCGGGGGCTTCTCCCGTGGCTCTTTATCCGCGGACTGTTTCCTCCATTGCAATTTCAGTGGGAGGATTGGCCATGTTTTTGGTATTTGCTTCTTGGTTTCTAGTGTCTTATCCAGCTGGTTCCACGGTCcatgtttatttttatggttttgagAAAAGAGTAGATGTTTCCCAGTCATATagtaatcaaacaaatattaaggAGTTTGTGGATGCCACTGGTAGGAACTCGTCATCAGGGCTTAATTTAGAAGTTAGGAATGTAATTGATCAGAATGTTTCAGTGCCTAAGTCCAGTGGGCTAGTTTCCAACGATACAAATGGTTTACAAATTGATTTGTCAGCCAGTCCAACAAGAGGAGAGGCAAAAGATGGTTCTGTAGTCTCCAATGTTAAGGAGGATGTCGAAAATAAGAAGGTGGATTTTGCTGCCTCACCAGATAAGTTAAATGGTGGAGATGCAGGGTCTGGTGATGCTAATAATCAAACTGGATCTTCTAATGAATTGGAAGCAAGGGCTGCTGCATCAACTGTGGGAAGCAATGCAACTAAGATTGGTTCAGTTGTTTCAG GTTGCAATCTGTACCAAGGAAGTTGGGTTTATGATTCTTCTGGACCACTGTACACCAACAACACATGCCCTGTCCTGACACAGATGCAGAACTGCCAAGGAAATGGGAGACCTGACAAGGACTACGAGAATTGGCGGTGGAAACCCTCTCAATGTGACCTCCCCCGATTTGATGCTAAGAAGTTTCTAGAGTTGATGAGGGGAAAGACACTAGCTTTCATTGGAGATTCTGTTGCTCGAAACCAGATGGAATCAATGTTATGCCTTCTCTGGCAG GTTGAAGCTCCAAAAAATCGAGGCAATCGCAAAATGCAACGATGGTACTTCAGGTCAACATCTGTAATGATTGTCCGGATATGGTCCTCTTGGCTTGTTCACAAAACCAATGAACCATTTGCTTCTGCTTCTGCTGGTGTTGACAAGCTCCACCTTGATAGTCCAGATGAATACTTCATGGATTATATTCAAGATTTTGATGTGATTGTTCTTTCTTCGGGCCATTGGTTTGCTAAGCAGTCAGTGTATATCTTGAATAATGAGATTGTGGGAGGACAGTTATGGTGGCCAAAGACTTCTGGGCCAATGCAGGTTAACAATGTTGAAGCATTTGGGATATCTGTTGAGACAGCTCTTACTGCCATTTCAACACATCCAAACTACACAGGACTTACCATTGTGCGATCATACTCTCCTGATCACTATGAGGGTGGTGCCTGGAATACAGGTGGATCATGTACTGGAAAGGAAAAACCTCTTGGACCTGGTGAGTTAGTGAAAAATGGATTCACAGATATAATGCACGAGAAACAGGTGACAGGTTTCAACAATGCACTCAAGAAGGCAACAAATCAATCAAAGCTGAGGCTGATGGATATCACCGATGCCTTTAGCTACCGCCATGATGGGCATCCTGGCCCCTATCGAAGTCCTGACccaaataaaatcacaaaacgTGGTCGAGATGGAAGGCCCCCACCGCAGGATTGCTTACACTGGTGCATGCCAGGTCCAGTCGACACCTGGAATGAACTTGTGCTTGAAATCATAAGGAAAGAATTTGAGGGCAACCAAAGCTCATGA
- the LOC123197951 gene encoding protein YLS7-like isoform X2: MTLASLGPGASPTALYPRTLSSIAISVGGLAMFLVFASWLLVSYPAGSTVHVYFYGFEKRVDVSQSYSNQTNIKEFVDATGRNSSSGLNLEVRNVIDQNVSVPKSSGLVSNDTNGLQIDLSASPTRGEAKDGSVVSNVKEDVENKKVDFAASPDKLNGGDAGSGDANNQTGSSNELEARAAASTVGSNATKIGSVVSGCNLYQGSWVYDSSGPLYTNNTCPVLTQMQNCQGNGRPDKDYENWRWKPSQCDLPRFDAKKFLELMRGKTLAFIGDSVARNQMESMLCLLWQVEAPKNRGNRKMQRWYFRSTSVMIVRIWSSWLVHKTNEPFASASAGVDKLHLDSPDEYFMDYIQDFDVIVLSSGHWFAKQSVYILNNEIVGGQLWWPKTSGPMQVNNVEAFGISVETALTAISTHPNYTGLTIVRSYSPDHYEGGAWNTGGSCTGKEKPLGPGELVKNGFTDIMHEKQVTGFNNALKKATNQSKLRLMDITDAFSYRHDGHPGPYRSPDPNKITKRGRDGRPPPQDCLHWCMPGPVDTWNELVLEIIRKEFEGNQSS; this comes from the exons ATGACATTGGCTTCTTTAGGGCCGGGGGCGTCTCCCACGGCTCTTTATCCGCGGACTCTTTCCTCCATTGCAATTTCAGTGGGAGGATTGGCCATGTTTTTGGTATTTGCTTCTTGGCTTCTAGTGTCTTATCCAGCTGGTTCCACGGTCcatgtttatttttatggttttgagAAAAGAGTAGATGTTTCCCAGTCATATagtaatcaaacaaatattaaggAGTTTGTGGATGCCACTGGTAG GAACTCGTCATCAGGGCTTAATTTAGAAGTTAGGAATGTAATTGATCAGAATGTTTCAGTGCCTAAGTCCAGTGGGCTAGTTTCCAACGATACAAATGGTTTACAAATTGATTTGTCAGCCAGTCCAACAAGAGGAGAGGCAAAAGATGGTTCTGTAGTCTCCAATGTTAAGGAGGATGTCGAAAATAAGAAGGTGGATTTTGCTGCCTCACCAGATAAGTTAAATGGTGGAGATGCAGGGTCTGGTGATGCTAATAATCAAACTGGATCTTCTAATGAATTGGAAGCAAGGGCTGCTGCATCAACTGTGGGAAGCAATGCAACTAAGATTGGTTCAGTTGTTTCAG GTTGCAATCTGTACCAAGGAAGTTGGGTTTATGATTCTTCTGGACCACTGTACACCAACAACACATGCCCTGTCCTGACACAGATGCAGAACTGCCAAGGAAATGGGAGACCTGACAAGGACTACGAGAATTGGCGGTGGAAACCCTCTCAATGTGACCTCCCCCGATTTGATGCTAAGAAGTTTCTAGAGTTGATGAGGGGAAAGACACTAGCTTTCATTGGAGATTCTGTTGCTCGAAACCAGATGGAATCAATGTTATGCCTTCTCTGGCAG GTTGAAGCTCCAAAAAATCGAGGCAATCGCAAAATGCAACGATGGTACTTCAGGTCAACATCTGTAATGATTGTCCGGATATGGTCCTCTTGGCTTGTTCACAAAACCAATGAACCATTTGCTTCTGCTTCTGCTGGTGTTGACAAGCTCCACCTTGATAGTCCAGATGAATACTTCATGGATTATATTCAAGATTTTGATGTGATTGTTCTTTCTTCGGGCCATTGGTTTGCTAAGCAGTCAGTGTATATCTTGAATAATGAGATTGTGGGAGGACAGTTATGGTGGCCAAAGACTTCTGGGCCAATGCAGGTTAACAATGTTGAAGCATTTGGGATATCTGTTGAGACAGCTCTTACTGCCATTTCAACACATCCAAACTACACAGGACTTACCATTGTGCGATCATACTCTCCTGATCACTATGAGGGTGGTGCCTGGAATACAGGTGGATCATGTACTGGAAAGGAAAAACCTCTTGGACCTGGTGAGTTAGTGAAAAATGGATTCACAGATATAATGCACGAGAAACAGGTGACAGGTTTCAACAATGCACTCAAGAAGGCAACAAATCAATCAAAGCTGAGGCTGATGGATATCACCGATGCCTTTAGCTACCGCCATGATGGGCATCCTGGCCCCTATCGAAGTCCTGACccaaataaaatcacaaaacgTGGTCGAGATGGAAGGCCCCCACCGCAGGATTGCTTACACTGGTGCATGCCAGGTCCAGTCGACACCTGGAATGAACTTGTGCTTGAAATCATAAGGAAAGAATTTGAGGGCAACCAAAGCTCATGA